The following are from one region of the Fusarium verticillioides 7600 chromosome 1, whole genome shotgun sequence genome:
- a CDS encoding syntaxin 1B/2/3: MSYGYGGQNPYDSPDQGYGGNNGYGNGGGYNSPPAQGYGGSVEMAPLAHNAGGFGQGDPNAILNECRDIDRGIDTVEQNLEQLRMIQQRTLDDADSSGSSAASRQLDSLSADTMSLYRELTERVRTVKSNPEAKSPKNNPHVTRIDRRLKAAITQYQQVESQFRKRTQDQMARQYRIVRPDASEQEIQAAVEDTTGGQVFSQAMMQSDRQGRARAALSAVQDRHQALIKIEQQMVELAQLFQDMDTLVVQQEAAVTQIEQKGEEVVENLDKGNEEIGVAVNTARKTRKKKWICLGICVAIIVVIVIIVLIYIFVIKGQNNDNKKRSIEAAIGSLPVMHTAVLPARLARRVAAGNTASLLKSVGGGRFHLPQLPRN, from the exons ATGAGT TACGG ATACGGTGGCCAAAATCCATACGACTCCCCTGACCAGGGCTATGGTGGTAACAATGGCTACGGCAATGGCGGTGGCTACAACAGCCCACCCGCTCAGGGTTATGGAG GTAGCGTTGAGATGGCTCCCCTTGCTCACAACGCCGGCGGCTTTGGCCAAGGCGACCCCAACGCCATTCTCAATGAGTGCCGCGACATCGACCGTGGAATCGACACTGTTGAACAGAACTTGGAACAGCTCCGCATGATCCAACAGCGAACTCTTGACGACGCCGATAGCTCAGGTTCCAGCGCCGCCAGCCGCCAGCTCGACTCGCTTTCCGCGGATACGATGTCTCTCTACCGCGAGCTCACCGAGCGAGTCCGCACCGTCAAGTCTAACCCCGAGGCGAAATCGCCAAAGAACAACCCTCACGTCACCCGCATTGACCGCCGTCTCAAAGCTGCCATCACCCAATACCAGCAGGTCGAGTCACAATTCCGAAAACGCACACAGGATCAGATGGCCCGCCAGTACCGCATTGTGCGCCCAGATGCCTCAGAGCAAGAAATTCAGGCTGCTGTCGAGGACACTACTGGAGGGCAGGTCTTCAGCCAGGCCATGATGCAGAGTGATCGTCAGGGTCGTGCCCGTGCTGCCCTGAGCGCTGTTCAAGACCGTCATCAggctctcatcaagatcgagcagCAAATGGTTGAGCTGGCTCAGTTGTTCCAGGATATGGACACCCTCGTCGTTCAGCAAGAAGCTGCCGTCACCCAAATTGAACAGAAGGGCGAGGAAGTCGTTGAGAACCTCGACAAGGGTAACGAGGAGATTGGTGTGGCCGTCAACACTGCCCGCAAGACACGCAAGAAGAAGTGGATCTGCTTGGGTATTTGTG TTGCTATCATTGTTGTTATTGTCATTATTGTTCTCATCTacatcttcgtcatcaaggGACagaacaacgacaacaagaagcgaaGTATCGAGGCAGCCATTGGCAGCTTGCCTGTTATGCACACAGCTGTCCTACCTGCTCGCTTAGCCCGTCGTGTTGCTGCCGGCAACACAGCGTCTCTGCTCAAGAGTGTTGGCGGAGGGCGATTCCATCTACCTCAGCTACCGCGGAACTAG